From Camelina sativa cultivar DH55 chromosome 7, Cs, whole genome shotgun sequence, one genomic window encodes:
- the LOC104700932 gene encoding E3 ubiquitin-protein ligase RNF170-like, which produces MNSPPENDLCSICHSHFTAPCQANCSHWFCGDCIMLVWTHGSTLLPCKCPLCRRPISLLVPSEDTIRDRSVAEVLGKLETYNRLFGGHSSSLLQRMQDLPFLLRRLLREMMDPQRTLPLVIRARVYIAMFLSAIYIISPIDIIPEGVLGIVGLLDDLLIALICFLHVAALYRSVLYFRHAGS; this is translated from the exons ATGAATAGTCCACCGGAGAACGATCTTTGTTCGATATGTCATTCCCACTTCACCGCTCCTTGTCAAGCCAATTGCTCCCATTGGTTCTGCG GAGATTGCATTATGCTGGTGTGGACGCATGGATCTACATTACTGCCATGTAAATGCCCCTTGTGTCGTCGTCCAATTAGTTTACTGGTTCCTTCAGAGGACACAATCAGAGACCGTTCAGTTGCGGAGGTTCTTGGTAAGCTTGAAACGTACAACCGACTCTTTGGCGGGCATTCAAGTAGTTTACTTCAG AGGATGCAAGACCTTCCCTTCTTACTACGAAGGTTGTTGCGAGAAATGATGGATCCACAAAGAACGCTTCCACTTGTGATTCGGGCTCGGGTTTATATCGCA ATGTTTCTCAGTGCTATTTACATAATCAGTCCAATAGATATCATTCCAGAAG GAGTTTTGGGGATAGTCGGTTTGCTTGATGATCTACTCATAGCCCTGATTTGTTTCCTCCATGTTGCTGCCCTGTACCGCTCGGTTCTCTACTTCCGTCATGCCGGTTCGTAA
- the LOC104700935 gene encoding receptor-like protein kinase HSL1 isoform X1 produces MSKRPDLRRGMMTIVVVTLLLSTFPPNVESTVEKQALFRFKNRLEDPHNVLQSWKPSDSPCVFRGVTCDPISGEVTGISLANANLSGTISPSISALTKLTTLSLPSNFISGTIPPEITNCTNLKVLNLTSNRLSGTIPNLSPLKTLEILDISGNFLTGEFQSWIGNMTQLVSLGLGNNHYYEGTIPESLGRLKKLTWLFLARSNLTGQIPNSIFDLNGLDTFDIANNAVSGDFPVLITRLVNLTKIELFNNRLTGEIPPEIRNLTRLREFDVSSNQLNGSLPQELGILKELRVFHCHENKFTGEFPPGFGDLLHLTSLSIYRNNFSGDFPVNIGKFSPLDTVDISENLFTGPFPRFLCQNKKLLFLLALQNDFSGEIPRSYAECKSLLRLRINKNRLSGHVVEGFWDLPLAKMIDLSDNELTGEISPVIGRSTELSQLILQNNRFSGKIPRELGKLINIERIYLSDNNFSGDIPTEVGELKELSSLHLENNSLTGSIPLGLTRCVKLVDLNLAKNLLTGEIPNSLSQVASLNSLDFSGNRLTGEIPASLVKLKLSFIDLSKNQLSGRIPPDLLAVGGSTAFTNNEKLCVDSQSTKTSQNLGLSVCSGYQHVRRNGSLDGTLLFLSLAIVVVVLVTGLLALRYRVAKIRELESENGDVSKADAKWKIASFHQMELDAEEICRLDEDHVIGAGSAGKVYRVDLKKGRGTVAVKWLRRGGDEQVDGTEVSVAEMEILGKIRHRNVLKLYACLVGRGSSYLVFEFMENGNLYHALRQTIKGGLPELDWYKRYKIAVGAAKGITYLHHDCCPPIIHRDIKSSNILLDGDYESKIADFGVAKVADKGYEWSCVAGTHGYMAPELAYSFKATEKSDVYSFGVVLLELVTGLRPMEDKFGEGKDIVDYVYSQIQQDRRNLRNVLDKQVLSSYVEESMIRVLKMGLLCTTKLPNLRPSMREVVRKLDDADPCVSNSLDRTGKITV; encoded by the exons ATGTCAAAAAGACCGGACCTCCGACGAGGCATGATGACCATTGTGGTCGTCACACTCCTCCTATCAACTTTCCCGCCAAATGTAGAATCGACCGTTGAGAAACAAGCTCTGTTCCGG TTCAAAAACCGCCTCGAAGACCCTCACAACGTTCTACAATCTTGGAAACCATCCGATTCCCCTTGCGTTTTTCGCGGCGTCACCTGTGATCCGATCTCCGGCGAAGTCACCGGTATATCTCTAGCCAACGCAAACCTCTCGGGAACCATTTCTCCATCAATCTCAGCTCTCACAAAGCTAACTACGTTATCACTTCCTTCCAACTTCATCTCCGGAACAATCCCGCCGGAGATAACCAACTGCACAAACCTCAAAGTCCTCAATCTCACCTCAAACCGGCTCTCCGGAACAATCCCAAACCTTTCTCCTCTAAAAACCTTAGAGATTCTCGACATCTCCGGGAACTTTCTCACCGGAGAGTTCCAAAGCTGGATTGGGAATATGACTCAGTTGGTATCTCTCGGTCTCGGCAACAACCACTACTACGAAGGTACGATTCCAGAGAGTCTTGGACGTTTAAAGAAACTCACTTGGCTCTTCTTAGCTCGCTCCAACTTGACAGGACAGATTCCAAACTCCATCTTTGATCTCAACGGTCTCGACACTTTCGACATCGCCAACAACGCAGTTTCCGGTGATTTCCCAGTCTTGATCACAAGATTAGTAAACCTCACCAAGATCGAGCTGTTCAACAACAGATTAACCGGTGAAATCCCTCCGGAGATAAGGAACTTGACTCGTTTACGCGAGTTCGATGTTTCTTCTAATCAGCTAAACGGTTCTTTACCTCAAGAACTCGGAATCTTGAAAGAGCTCAGAGTTTTCCACTGCCATGAAAACAAATTTACCGGCGAGTTCCCTCCTGGTTTCGGCGACCTTCTTCACCTCACTTCTCTTTCCATTTACAGAAACAACTTCTCCGGTGACTTCCCTGTTAATATCGGCAAGTTCTCGCCGTTGGACACGGTTGATATATCCGAGAACTTGTTCACAGGTCCGTTTCCAAGATTCTTATGCCAAAACAAGAAACTACTATTCTTGCTCGCCTTGCAGAACGATTTCTCCGGCGAGATTCCGAGATCATACGCCGAGTGTAAGTCTCTCTTGAGACTAAGGATTAACAAGAATCGTCTAAGCGGTCATGTTGTTGAAGGGTTTTGGGATCTACCACTTGCTAAGATGATTGATCTCAGCGATAACGAACTCACGGGAGAGATTTCTCCGGTGATCGGACGTTCAACGGAACTGAGCCAGCTCATTTTGCAGAACAATAGATTCTCCGGCAAGATTCCTCGTGAACTTGGTAAACTGATCAATATAGAGAGGATTTATCTGAGCGACAACAACTTTTCCGGGGACATTCCGACAGAAGTGGGGGAGTTGAAAGAGTTGTCATCTCTTCATCTTGAAAACAATTCGTTAACAGGATCTATCCCTCTTGGGTTGACGCGTTGTGTCAAACTTGTTGATCTGAATCTTGCCAAGAACTTGTTGACTGGAGAGATACCGAATAGTTTATCTCAGGTTGCTTCTTTAAACTCGTTGGACTTCTCAGGGAACAGGCTAACGGGTGAGATACCGGCGAGTCTTGTGAAGTTGAAGCTGAGTTTCATCGATTTGTCTAAAAATCAACTTTCAGGAAGAATACCACCGGATCTTTTAGCGGTGGGAGGATCCACCGCGTTCACTAATAACGAGAAGCTTTGTGTTGATAGCCAAAGCACCAAAACAAGTCAGAACTTGGGGCTTAGTGTTTGCAGTGGCTACCAACATGTACGGAGGAATGGTTCACTGGACGGAACACTCTTGTTCTTGTCTCTAGCGATTGTTGTGGTAGTGCTTGTGACTGGTTTGTTAGCGTTGCGTTACAGAGTGGCGAAGATACGTGAGCTTGAATCAGAAAACGGAGATGTTAGCAAGGCGGATGCGAAATGGAAGATCGCGTCTTTCCATCAGATGGAGCTTGATGCTGAGGAGATATGTAGGTTGGATGAAGATCATGTGATTGGAGCTGGAAGCGCGGGAAAAGTGTACCGTGTTGATTTGAAAAAGGGTCGCGGGACAGTGGCGGTTAAGTGGTTGCGGAGAGGAGGAGATGAACAAGTTGATGGAACAGAGGTCTCTGTTGCGGAAATGGAGATTCTTGGGAAGATCAGACATAGAAACGTGTTGAAGCTCTACGCTTGTCTAGTTGGAAGAGGTTCTAGCTATTTGGTGTTTGAGTTTATGGAGAATGGGAACTTGTATCATGCTCTTCGTCAGACTATCAAAGGTGGATTGCCGGAACTGGATTGGTACAAGAG ATACAAAATCGCAGTGGGTGCGGCTAAAGGAATCACGTATTTGCATCATGATTGTTGTCCACCGATCATTCACAGAGATATTAAGTCGAGCAACATCTTGCTTGATGGAGACTACGAGTCGAAAATTGCAGACTTTGGAGTTGCTAAAGTTGCAGACAAGGGATACGAATGGAGCTGTGTTGCTGGAACTCATGGCTATATGGCTCCCG AGTTGGCTTACTCCTTCAAGGCGACGGAGAAGAGTGACGTATACAGCTTCGGTGTGGTTCTTCTAGAGCTAGTTACCGGTCTTCGGCCGATGGAAGATAAGTTTGGAGAGGGGAAAGACATTGTTGACTATGTCTACTCACAGATTCAACAAGATCGGAGGAACCTCCGAAACGTCTTGGACAAGCAAGTTTTGTCGTCTTACGTAGAAGAAAGCATGATTAGAGTTCTGAAGATGGGTCTCCTCTGCACTACAAAGCTCCCGAATCTCAGACCGAGCATGAGAGAGGTTGTGAGAAAGCTTGACGATGCTGATCCCTGCGTTTCCAATTCTCTTGACAGAACAGGGAAGATTACAGTATAG
- the LOC104700935 gene encoding receptor-like protein kinase HSL1 isoform X2: MSRRPDLRRDMMTIVVVTLLLSTFPPNVESTVEKQALFRFKNRLEDPHNVLQSWKPSDSPCVFRGVTCDPISGEVTGISLANANLSGTISPSISALTKLTTLSLPSNFISGTIPPEITNCTNLKVLNLTSNRLSGTIPNLSPLKTLEILDISGNFLTGEFQSWIGNMTQLVSLGLGNNHYYEGTIPESLGRLKKLTWLFLARSNLTGQIPNSIFDLNGLDTFDIANNAVSGDFPVLITRLVNLTKIELFNNRLTGEIPPEIRNLTRLREFDVSSNQLNGSLPQELGILKELRVFHCHENKFTGEFPPGFGDLLHLTSLSIYRNNFSGDFPVNIGKFSPLDTVDISENLFTGPFPRFLCQNKKLLFLLALQNDFSGEIPRSYAECKSLLRLRINKNRLSGHVVEGFWDLPLAKMIDLSDNELTGEISPVIGRSTELSQLILQNNRFSGKIPRELGKLINIERIYLSDNNFSGDIPTEVGELKELSSLHLENNSLTGSIPLGLTRCVKLVDLNLAKNLLTGEIPNSLSQVASLNSLDFSGNRLTGEIPASLVKLKLSFIDLSKNQLSGRIPPDLLAVGGSTAFTNNEKLCVDSQSTKTSQNLGLSVCSGYQHVRRNGSLDGTLLFLSLAIVVVVLVTGLLALRYRVAKIRELESENGDVSKADAKWKIASFHQMELDAEEICRLDEDHVIGAGSAGKVYRVDLKKGRGTVAVKWLRRGGDEQVDGTEVSVAEMEILGKIRHRNVLKLYACLVGRGSSYLVFEFMENGNLYHALRQTIKGGLPELDWYKRYKIAVGAAKGITYLHHDCCPPIIHRDIKSSNILLDGDYESKIADFGVAKVADKGYEWSCVAGTHGYMAPELAYSFKATEKSDVYSFGVVLLELVTGLRPMEDKFGEGKDIVDYVYSQIQQDRRNLRNVLDKQVLSSYVEESMIRVLKMGLLCTTKLPNLRPSMREVVRKLDDADPCVSNSLDRTGKITV; encoded by the exons ATGTCAAGAAGACCGGACCTCCGACGTGACATGATGACCATTGTGGTCGTCACACTCCTCCTATCAACTTTCCCGCCAAATGTAGAATCGACGGTTGAGAAACAAGCTCTGTTTCGCTTCAAAAACCGCCTCGAAGACCCTCACAACGTTCTACAATCTTGGAAACCATCCGATTCCCCTTGCGTTTTTCGCGGCGTCACCTGTGATCCGATCTCCGGCGAAGTCACCGGTATATCTCTAGCCAACGCAAACCTCTCGGGAACCATTTCTCCATCAATCTCAGCTCTCACAAAGCTAACTACGTTATCACTTCCTTCCAACTTCATCTCCGGAACAATCCCGCCGGAGATAACCAACTGCACAAACCTCAAAGTCCTCAATCTCACCTCAAACCGGCTCTCCGGAACAATCCCAAACCTTTCTCCTCTAAAAACCTTAGAGATTCTCGACATCTCCGGGAACTTTCTCACCGGAGAGTTCCAAAGCTGGATTGGGAATATGACTCAGTTGGTATCTCTCGGTCTCGGCAACAACCACTACTACGAAGGTACGATTCCAGAGAGTCTTGGACGTTTAAAGAAACTCACTTGGCTCTTCTTAGCTCGCTCCAACTTGACAGGACAGATTCCAAACTCCATCTTTGATCTCAACGGTCTCGACACTTTCGACATCGCCAACAACGCAGTTTCCGGTGATTTCCCAGTCTTGATCACAAGATTAGTAAACCTCACCAAGATCGAGCTGTTCAACAACAGATTAACCGGTGAAATCCCTCCGGAGATAAGGAACTTGACTCGTTTACGCGAGTTCGATGTTTCTTCTAATCAGCTAAACGGTTCTTTACCTCAAGAACTCGGAATCTTGAAAGAGCTCAGAGTTTTCCACTGCCATGAAAACAAATTTACCGGCGAGTTCCCTCCTGGTTTCGGCGACCTTCTTCACCTCACTTCTCTTTCCATTTACAGAAACAACTTCTCCGGTGACTTCCCTGTTAATATCGGCAAGTTCTCGCCGTTGGACACGGTTGATATATCCGAGAACTTGTTCACAGGTCCGTTTCCAAGATTCTTATGCCAAAACAAGAAACTACTATTCTTGCTCGCCTTGCAGAACGATTTCTCCGGCGAGATTCCGAGATCATACGCCGAGTGTAAGTCTCTCTTGAGACTAAGGATTAACAAGAATCGTCTAAGCGGTCATGTTGTTGAAGGGTTTTGGGATCTACCACTTGCTAAGATGATTGATCTCAGCGATAACGAACTCACGGGAGAGATTTCTCCGGTGATCGGACGTTCAACGGAACTGAGCCAGCTCATTTTGCAGAACAATAGATTCTCCGGCAAGATTCCTCGTGAACTTGGTAAACTGATCAATATAGAGAGGATTTATCTGAGCGACAACAACTTTTCCGGGGACATTCCGACAGAAGTGGGGGAGTTGAAAGAGTTGTCATCTCTTCATCTTGAAAACAATTCGTTAACAGGATCTATCCCTCTTGGGTTGACGCGTTGTGTCAAACTTGTTGATCTGAATCTTGCCAAGAACTTGTTGACTGGAGAGATACCGAATAGTTTATCTCAGGTTGCTTCTTTAAACTCGTTGGACTTCTCAGGGAACAGGCTAACGGGTGAGATACCGGCGAGTCTTGTGAAGTTGAAGCTGAGTTTCATCGATTTGTCTAAAAATCAACTTTCAGGAAGAATACCACCGGATCTTTTAGCGGTGGGAGGATCCACCGCGTTCACTAATAACGAGAAGCTTTGTGTTGATAGCCAAAGCACCAAAACAAGTCAGAACTTGGGGCTTAGTGTTTGCAGTGGCTACCAACATGTACGGAGGAATGGTTCACTGGACGGAACACTCTTGTTCTTGTCTCTAGCGATTGTTGTGGTAGTGCTTGTGACTGGTTTGTTAGCGTTGCGTTACAGAGTGGCGAAGATACGTGAGCTTGAATCAGAAAACGGAGATGTTAGCAAGGCGGATGCGAAATGGAAGATCGCGTCTTTCCATCAGATGGAGCTTGATGCTGAGGAGATATGTAGGTTGGATGAAGATCATGTGATTGGAGCTGGAAGCGCGGGAAAAGTGTACCGTGTTGATTTGAAAAAGGGTCGCGGGACAGTGGCGGTTAAGTGGTTGCGGAGAGGAGGAGATGAACAAGTTGATGGAACAGAGGTCTCTGTTGCGGAAATGGAGATTCTTGGGAAGATCAGACATAGAAACGTGTTGAAGCTCTACGCTTGTCTAGTTGGAAGAGGTTCTAGCTATTTGGTGTTTGAGTTTATGGAGAATGGGAACTTGTATCATGCTCTTCGTCAGACTATCAAAGGTGGATTGCCGGAACTGGATTGGTACAAGAG ATACAAAATCGCAGTGGGTGCGGCTAAAGGAATCACGTATTTGCATCATGATTGTTGTCCACCGATCATTCACAGAGATATTAAGTCGAGCAACATCTTGCTTGATGGAGACTACGAGTCGAAAATTGCAGACTTTGGAGTTGCTAAAGTTGCAGACAAGGGATACGAATGGAGCTGTGTTGCTGGAACTCATGGCTATATGGCTCCCG AGTTGGCTTACTCCTTCAAGGCGACGGAGAAGAGTGACGTATACAGCTTCGGTGTGGTTCTTCTAGAGCTAGTTACCGGTCTTCGGCCGATGGAAGATAAGTTTGGAGAGGGGAAAGACATTGTTGACTATGTCTACTCACAGATTCAACAAGATCGGAGGAACCTCCGAAACGTCTTGGACAAGCAAGTTTTGTCGTCTTACGTAGAAGAAAGCATGATTAGAGTTCTGAAGATGGGTCTCCTCTGCACTACAAAGCTCCCGAATCTCAGACCGAGCATGAGAGAGGTTGTGAGAAAGCTTGACGATGCTGATCCCTGCGTTTCCAATTCTCTTGACAGAACAGGGAAGATTACAGTATAG